CAGTTTATGGTCATGTTACTGACGTCTCTTGGGAGCTCATCTCCTCCAATGCGACCGATACTGCCTCTAAGGTTGATCACAAAATTTCCATCCTTAATCATGATAGGGCCAACCTCGGAGTGAAGGTCCAAGCATGGTGGTAGACAACTCTTTCGAATCACAGATTGAGCCATACAATACCCTGATAGAAATTGTTCAGTGACATCAGTAGGAGCAGTTTCAACCGCGCAGGTTTTCATCTTCTCCTCAAGATATTGAGGTATTGAGGATGGAACAAGATTTTCAGGCCCAGATGTCAACAGAGCATAAGCTTTCTGATAAAGCAGAGTAACCTACATCATCCCAATCAAACAATTTAACAAATCAAGACTGACATCAATCAAATGCGCTAATGAAAAAGCTAGATAATGATAAATAGAGGATATACAGGTAATGATGATCGATCAGGACGAGAATGAGGAAAATTCCATTCCAAGTCGGCAATCTGAGCGGATATTATATCATGCAGCATCCTGGCACAGTTTACGGACAAGTCAATGGTGGCAGATACCTTCTTAGCCTCAAGAGGCAGTATGAAGAACCAATGTGAAGCATCATTTAAGGCGTCCTTGGCAAGGCGATGGCCTTGGATGGTGGTGAGATCGCAGGAGATAGCAATTTGGGTGCAGAGGGCTCCCAGGTTGAAGAGAACAGAGGCCTTCTCGAAATGAATATGGTGCTGAGAAGACTTCTGTTGTGGGTTGAAGGCATCGTACCAAACAAAGATAGGCGGATTAGGCAAGTCAGTCATAAGGAACAAAGGCTCAATCATGCAAAGGCACTTGAAATAGTGGAGGAGGCAGTCACGGCGAACGGGTAGAGAGAGGTCATCACGCAGCATTTCACTACGCAATTTGTTTAGCATTTGAAGAAGGCCTTCTACTCTCTCTGCCACGCTCTCAGAGTATTTGAAGACAAAGCAGTTGCGCAGAGTCCCGTAGAGGTCTAAGGGCTCAGTCTTCTTCAAAGGAAATGCCAGAATATGTGACGGAAACGAAGATGAGCGGATTGCGAAATTTGTTGGATAAGGAGGAGGCATGTCCCATGGGTTAGCCACCAGCTTTCCACCATCCATAATCTTGAAAGGGCTGTACTCGGAAAGGATGAGGTCAAGGTATATTCCTTCTCGCTTGGCTCTCCACAGGACCGCGTGGCTGCAAATCCCTCCAATTAGTTTTTCAGTGACAGATTCTGCATCATGACCAAGAGGATAATATTGGAGCAATGAAAATGTTTCAGGTATCTGGGATTCGGGTAGGATGGATGATCGCGTCTGATGAGCCTGCACCTGAAAGTATTTCTTCTTCTGACGAAGATGAGGTATCCAAGTTTCGTCAAATGAGCAGACATGTTTGATTGCAGCCGAATCACCAAATATCAGATCACCTGCTCTCTGATAATGCTTAAAAATctacatcatcaattcatcatcatcatcatcatcataatattaaaaatctaaaatgaaaaaataaatgtaaaaccAATCAAGAGTGAAGACTGACCGATTCAAACGAAACGGCAATTCGATGTTGTTGGAGAGCGGGACTGGCGACGGCGTTGTTGTAGTTGTTGTCGTCGTGGAGTTGTTGCTGTAATTTGAGCTCGGAAGCCTGAGCGGAGAAGAGGCTGTGCAGAGCCTCGGCGAAGACGAGAGTCAAGTCGAGGGTGGCGGAGACGCCCTTGGCAAAATCCTTCCAGagtttgaagaagaatttggcAGCGGCATTGAAGGCGTCCATTGCAAGGTGACGGCCAAGGGCGGTGTTGTGGTCGCAAGAGGCCCCAATCTGGCTGCATACGGCGCCAAGGTTGAAGAGAACATCAGCCTTCTCCAATTGGATGCTGTTGCGCTGCGAGGAGACCCCATCCTCATGCTCAGGGAGGAAGGCGTCGTACCAGAAAAAGGTGATCGGGTCGGAGCCGGCGTCGGAGGAGACAGCCGTGAAGAGTGGGTCAACCATGCAGAGACATTTGAAGTAGTGAATGAGGCAGTCACGTTGCATGGAAAATGAGAGGTCCCCAAATCGCTCCACTATGTCCTTGCGGCATTTGTTAAGGGTTTCGAGAACGTTTTCAACTTTCTGTGCATCGCTCTCTGAGTATCTTGTCGCTACCAAATTGCGTAACGGCCTGTACAGCTCCACCGGATCAGTCTTCTTCACTGGGATTTTCAGCACCCTTTCTGGATTCGGGTTCGGGTTCAACAACCTCTGAGTACCGTTGCTCATGGCGATGGCGAACCAGGGTAGGATTAGGAATGAGTAAATCGATGAAAATCGGAATTGGATTTGTGATTCCTCTTTAACCTATTAATATATCCAATAAAacattatttctgtttttattaaACGGGCCTAAAGACACACCTTGGATTGGAGAATTCTTGTTCAACAAAAATCCAATCTACCCGAACTAGAAATAAAACTTGGAGGccaaacacaaaaatttattcctatttttatatatttatacaatgcAGATAGTAGAGGTAGAAATTCTGACTATGAAAGCGAGGTTGCTAGTGGTGATGGTGATCggacttttttttgtatttaacttTGGAAAAGGAGGGTTTAAGATGCTTTTTAGCAAAAAAATTACATTGTCTCGTAATAATAAATTCAGAGATCTTATCCCCCTTCTTTTTAATTGAGGGTCGCGTTGGCTTTTGAATAATTGCATCCAAATGTGTTAATCTACACTCACCAAATCATAGTTTGAGTTTTCTCTGCGCCAAATCAAACACTAACTATAATTAGCAAATTTGGATAAATGGGTCAACAGCAATAGCAAAAGATGTAACACTACAATATTATTTTACATGGTCCAGATAATATATAAACGGCAAAGCAAGATAATCAGACTTTGGGGATTATCATTCTTGATACTAGTTCAACCACCAATAACACCAACCTAGAGAACAAATCTTGTTTATATTAGAAAAGGTAATAATAACAGTAATACATTCtgtaagtaattttttaatgaCCAGTAAGCATAGACAAATAAGAACATGCATACAAAAATAAAGCACCAAGCAGATAGATAGTCAGAATTGAAAGGATTAGACATGAGCAGTGCCTTGGGTGACTTTGGATCCTCGCATCTATACTTTCCATCCGGACCAATTCCAAAACCTTTTGGATCAGCAAATATGTTCTCCAGAAGCTAGCTGCGGGGAGGGGGAGAGCTCTCATCAGCAAACTCGACTGCATCTTCAAGGAGCTCCTCGATTTTCTTGTCCACAGCCCTTCAATTTCAGAGGCTAACTTCTTGTCAAAAAGATATTTCTTCAATGCTCTCCTTTATGACACACTCTATCCGACATATTACAAAGTAAAACCTCGACTCTAGGTCTATTCCCCTCCCTAACTCAACTCGCCAACCTCAGCTGATCTACACTTTGCTCATAATCAAATAACAACACCCACGATTTAACACTTACACCAGCCCAAGACACAGGGTTCGTCTCATCTATGGCCACCTCCATTTTCTCTTCCAAAACCTAATATTTTcccttattcttcttttttcccaTTCTAAAACACTCCAAGCCAACACTTTCTCGTACAGAAATAACAGAAAACATTAACTTCTGTTTCTCATACTCCAAAAGCCTTTCTCTAGTAACTTGTTACATCAAAAGAACTAAAAATGAGAACATCAGATAGAACTCCAAGCAAACTCCCTCTTGAATTCACAAACATTGCAAGTTATCAAATAGATGACCCCTGATAAAAACCATTCAAATCATAAATAGCATCTCCACCGTCCATTACACCCACTCCCCTTTTAGTATCAATTATAATGGCATAAGGATTTGTGACTGTAACTGCTAGGGGTGGCAAgcggggaagcccgccccgccccgcctaATTAGGCGGTCCTAGAATCCTAGCCCGCCCCGCCTAATTGCGGGCTGGCGGGTTAAACCCGCCAAagctcctcttttttttttactaatttctAATCAAATGGACTATttcaattacaataaaataGTGCTATGTAATacattttgtgattttgatttttaaattaataatatataataaattttaattttaattataatgaaaaatcatatgatatatatattttagttataaaaataataattaacaataacatataaaaagtATAAGGtggataaataaaaaagaaagattaaaaaaagagatatatttttattttaaaaaaataatttaattataataaaagagaCATAGTATCATAGTTATTAGAATGTGATCGGACTAGTCGGTTCGATTAGAAATCAATAAATTGGTGGTCTGACTGGTTCAATTAGTAGATCATACCAACATTTGAACCGATCATCAACAGTGGTCAAATCCATTAAAAATAGGTGAGTTCTACCCAACCCCCTCTAAATCAACATGTAAATTACCCCTTATGACATGGCATGTTTTAATTGgatgtttagttttagtttgagttaatttaacttaataagagttaatatattaactaaagTAGAGTAactttgtaattaaatatttttataagaggGAAGAATATATAATTTCTGTAAACATTAAAAAGTAAAGTTATATTTCTTATCATTGTTCAGAAGTTCAATGCCCATTTTTCCAttcctctctgaaattgaaagaaaaaataactcAACCTGTACCCTATTCGTCTTGCTTAGGGTGTGTTTGGCAAACGCGTTGGAGAGGAGAGAAGTACGTTTGagcttcttgaaagtttcaCTTTTATGTTTGGCCATTTTTATCTTTCTGAACGCAGAATTGATTCTGCTTCTGAAAGCACGTTCAGGAGAAGCTAAAATTTGTAGCCTCTGCGTTTCATGGTTACTTATTATCCTTGGaaaattagatgaaaattttatttttttttaccaaccctacccttcattttcttctttgaaAAGGATACCAGTAACTATTACCTTCACAATAATTCTTTGTAGTTCTTCCTACTTTTTCATAGTTGTTcgttctaatttattttttcattaaaatagtTCAGATTTGTTTTAATCACCAgcaaattgaatattttaatttttttatttttagtactcatttttatattttaatttttatattttttattatattttttatttatatgataaatatttttatattatttgtgtaGTGTTCTGATTtcttatgttatatttttatgagttttttttatcatttactatattattttttataggtatattttttatgaaatctttttttttatttttgtttggctttgttcatatgattttttatttattttattgtatttcttttattcatatgaCAAATGTTGTTgactttttttatgatatttttattatttttttgctcatatgaatttttttttcctatCCTTTACTGCATTGTATTTAGGTTgtgtatgaaattttttatttttttatttgattttattcatacgaattttatttatttttattgtatttttttgttcatatgatatatattgttgattttatggaatttttattatttttgatctgtacgatttttttttcattttttgatgtactctatttttgttttgtattaatttttatattctttattCTGACcttgtaaaatttgtaattataattattatatactacgtttattatcaaaattttgtataatataaatGATGATCCtataaaaaaggataaaataaataaaaatttaattataagtaacaataaagccataaataatgaaaatttatagtctaaaataatactaaattaaagagtactaacagtactataaaaattataaaatattttctttttgtttgacattataaaatttataatactatctttcatatttttattttttattgtatttattttatttatatgataaatatttttatattatttttattagcgttctgattttgcatatatataaaaaaattatttaaactgatgtctcttttagtaatttttcatctaaaaatgattttgagtagtataatctaaacaacatttattttactacaatcaattttgatataaaaattaccaaaaataaatCACGTTAATCCAAACtaacttttcatcaaaatcatcaattttacaaaaatcaattttatgcaaactcCCGTTTATAAAccgtaatccaaacacacacttagTCACCCAACGTGCTCCATATCTACATCCTATATCAAGATCATCATGATGATAACCTGAAATTATATTATGTTGACATAACAGCTTACTAAAATAGTAACCATTCACGCAGACAATGAACAAATGATCTAAACAAGTGGCCCACGGATAAACTCGCGTTGATGAATTTTTCACCGTTGTAGATCACCAATG
This sequence is a window from Arachis duranensis cultivar V14167 chromosome 2, aradu.V14167.gnm2.J7QH, whole genome shotgun sequence. Protein-coding genes within it:
- the LOC127739568 gene encoding uncharacterized protein LOC127739568, encoding MSNGTQRLLNPNPNPERVLKIPVKKTDPVELYRPLRNLVATRYSESDAQKVENVLETLNKCRKDIVERFGDLSFSMQRDCLIHYFKCLCMVDPLFTAVSSDAGSDPITFFWYDAFLPEHEDGVSSQRNSIQLEKADVLFNLGAVCSQIGASCDHNTALGRHLAMDAFNAAAKFFFKLWKDFAKGVSATLDLTLVFAEALHSLFSAQASELKLQQQLHDDNNYNNAVASPALQQHRIAVSFESIFKHYQRAGDLIFGDSAAIKHVCSFDETWIPHLRQKKKYFQVQAHQTRSSILPESQIPETFSLLQYYPLGHDAESVTEKLIGGICSHAVLWRAKREGIYLDLILSEYSPFKIMDGGKLVANPWDMPPPYPTNFAIRSSSFPSHILAFPLKKTEPLDLYGTLRNCFVFKYSESVAERVEGLLQMLNKLRSEMLRDDLSLPVRRDCLLHYFKCLCMIEPLFLMTDLPNPPIFVWYDAFNPQQKSSQHHIHFEKASVLFNLGALCTQIAISCDLTTIQGHRLAKDALNDASHWFFILPLEAKKVSATIDLSVNCARMLHDIISAQIADLEWNFPHSRPDRSSLPVTLLYQKAYALLTSGPENLVPSSIPQYLEEKMKTCAVETAPTDVTEQFLSGYCMAQSVIRKSCLPPCLDLHSEVGPIMIKDGNFVINLRGSIGRIGGDELPRDVSNMTIN